The following proteins are encoded in a genomic region of Arachis stenosperma cultivar V10309 chromosome 4, arast.V10309.gnm1.PFL2, whole genome shotgun sequence:
- the LOC130975703 gene encoding uncharacterized protein LOC130975703: MNTMVEAVRETATATTRAIDRLRERNGDRNGGRNGERGGDGNDNESAGNHDNPMTLATFLKVNPPKFKGTLVATEADNWFRDIEKSLRAQHVPERQYVEFATYMLEGEAEHWWHGVQRLLRQMVEEIDWDTFKEEFYKKYFPRTVRDAKEMELMQLTQGNMSVEEYTRKFEDLCRFSKICQGNPLVPLEIRNFAELVNKSQLMEDYEYKMAASRMGHPSLPPRNFNNFHRHTVQRKVDFKVPGVPMRGNQQVRNFPTHSTTGNGNRPRQDTGKQPQQQSQKGPTCRQCGKNHPGRPCYLGLRVCYYCGEPGHIASNCPEKLVQGIAKLQQPGRVFTVIAEDARTQTP, from the coding sequence ATGAACACCATGGTTGAGGCTGTGCGTGAAACGGCAACTGCTACTACGCGAGCAATTGACCGTTTAAGGGAGAGGAACGGAGATCGTAACGGAGGACGCAATGGTGAGCGTGGTGGAGATGGTAATGATAATGAAAGTGCCGGAAACCATGATAACCCtatgacactggcaacttttCTGAAGGTAAATCCGCCCAAGTTTAAGGGGACGCTTGTTGCAACTGAAGCTGACAATTGGTTCCGTGATATCGAGAAGTCATTGCGAGCGCAACATGTACCAGAAAGACAGTACGTGGAATTTGCGACCTATATGCTGGAGGGAGAAGCTGAACACTGGTGGCATGGAGTGCAACGCTTGTTAAGGCAGATGGTGGAAGAGATTGACTGGGATACTTTTAAGGAAGAATTTTACAAAAAGTACTTCCCTAGAACTGTTCGTGATGCTAAAGAAATGGAACTGATGCAATTGACGCAGGGGAATATGTCAGTAGAAGAATATACTCGGAAATTTGAAGATTTGTGTCGATTCTCTAAGATCTGTCAAGGAAACCCATTAGTCCCGCTGGAGATACGGAATTTCGCAGAGCTTGTCAATAAGAGTCAGCTGATGGAAGATTATGAATATAAGATGGCAGCGTCAAGGATGGGACATCCAAGCTTACCGCCAAGAAACTTTAATAATTTTCATAGGCATACGGTACAGCGAAAAGTTGATTTTAAGGTACCAGGAGTACCTATGCGAGGGAACCAACAAGTTAGAAACTTCCCTACGCACTCTACAACTGGGAATGGAAATAGGCCAAGACAGGATACCGGTAAGCAACCTCAGCAGCAGAGTCAGAAGGGCCCAACGTGTAGGCAATGTGGAAAGAATCACCCTGGTAGGCCTTGTTATCTTGGACTGAGAGTCTGCTACTACTGTGGTGAACCGGGGCATATAGCAAGCAATTGTCCAGAAAAGTTGGTACAAGGAATAGCTAAATTGCAACAGCCAGGGAGGGTATTTACAGTGATTGCTGAAGATGCTCGTACTCAGACTCCCTGA
- the LOC130976189 gene encoding uncharacterized protein LOC130976189 — MDSSSGIESNGRVPLSGVVADCVKRWFRDTLKEAKAGDINMQVLVGQMYYSGYGVPRDDQKGKIWLTRASRVRSSVWKVGDKHPGYNASDSDSDELKEDS, encoded by the exons ATGGATAGTAGCAGTGGAATTGAGAGCAATGGGCGTGTGCCACTTTCAGGGGTTGTTGCAGATTGTGTGAAACGGTGGTTCAGAGACACTCTGAAAGAAGCTAAAGCTGGGGACATAAACATGCAGGTCTTGGTAGGTCAGATGTATTACAGTGGTTATGGTGTTCCCagagatgaccaaaag GGTAAAATTTGGTTGACTAGAGCATCGAGGGTTAGATCTTCAGTTTGGAAAGTTGGTGATAAGCATCCAG GTTATAATGCAAGTGATTCTGATTCTGATGAATTGAAGGAAGATTCTTAA